The sequence actaataattattttaatgattcaacAGATGACCTCGGATCAGCTAAAACGGGATGAGATTGACTTTGAATTCCTGGGAAACGTTAATGGTCAGCCTTACATTCTTCAGACAAATGTCTATGCCGAGGGAATTGATAACCGTGAAGAAAGGATCCATCTCTGGTTCGACCCAACCAAGGACTTTCACACTTACTCTATCTTATGGAACATTCACCAAATTGTGTAAGATTCTTCAACAAAAGTCTCTCCTGCCCTATGTACTCCTCCAAGATGCATAagaatgttgttttgttggtttttagATTTATGGTGGATCAGGTTCCCATAAGATTGTACAGAAACCACGCGGATAAAGGTGTAGCCTACCCAAGGTTGCAACCTATGAATGTACAGGCGAGTCTATGGAACGGTGAGAGCTGGGCTACACGCGGTGGGCATGACAAGATTGATTGGTCAAAGGGCCCATTCGTGGCATCCTTTGGGGATTACAAGATATATGCTTGTGTTTGGAAAGGCAACCCAAGATTGTGTAATGGAGAGAGCAATGAAAACTGGTGGAACAAGAATGATTTCAGTTCTTTGACAAGAGTGCAAAAGAGATGGTTTAAATGGGTGAGAAAGTATCACCTGATTTATGACTATTGCCAAGATTATGGAAGGTTTAATAACCAGCGCCCCAAGGAATGTAATCTTCCTAAATATTGAATTCGCTTTTCagctttttacctttttattcatttattagGCGATGAATCTCTTTTATAAATTGCTTTGTGTTAGAAAGAGTtaaaagttataataatttaaaatggtCTAAAgaccaaaacatcttatattagaTTCTATTTTCTACATGAAATTTCAAATATGTGGATTAAGGTGATTATATGATTGCAAATAATGGTTGCAATTAAATTTATGTTGTAATGCAATTAAAAATCTGTGAAACAAAtgataatttgaataataagaaTACCTTGTTGAGATATCAGTGTGCATAATTAGAAATCGTATTACCATAATTTCCCACCTCCTCACTTGAGAGTTTCCCACTAATACACTGCTCATTGTCAATACTCACTCTAGGAAAAAATGCAGTTCAAGCTAATGTTGGTCCTGACTTTTGTCCCAAAAGATATGGGACTTTGAGATTATAGGTAAAAGAACCTACATGAAATTTTTGAAGAATCAAAGACCataaagaaatatttatgtatattgctTAGAATGACTTCCAAGTCTTTTATAGACCACATAAGATATCTTAGAGAATCTAATTGCAGTCACAAAGATATGAACTATCTTTGACCAAATCACATCTTGTTACGTGATTGCAGGAGCAATAACTTGGTTCGTAGATGACGGAGTTGATTCCGTTAATACcccccctcaagttggagcatgcCGCTTGCAAATGCCCGAATTGACCATAATAGCTTCAACTTGACCACTACGATCACAAGTCTTGGTTGCTCTTCCAAGACCTGAACAGTTTTGCATATaaactgcaaaacaaaaatcttgcAAATGACCAGCGGACTGATTGTTTGCCATTGCCCAATTTCAATAAGAGGTGCTTCTATACTCATTGTCTTCCACACAACCTCGTTTCTTCCTTGCTAAGCTATCTGCTCAACACCATTGTTTTCGTGGTCGTCATGCTTTTCACGTCTGATGCTTGTCGGAATTTTCGCAAGACAACCAAATCCATGTTCTGAACTTGATCATGTCTCCATCTTCAAATCTCGGTTTCGGTATTCGTCACGGTGTTATACTCCACCGTTGAGTCATCTCGGCTTTTCTTGTCGTAATATGGTTCGTCGATGTCACAAGTCACGACACAAGAGTTGTATTCCTTCAAGTCATGTTGGATTCCTTCAAGTCGTGTTCTTTTTTGTCGGTTTCGTCGATACCTTCTTAATTTATATCTTCTTGGATTCCACTGTCGTTTTTTCATCATCAGATCTGGGGCACCATTGAATTGAACTTGAGTGATAGTGGCTCATGATTTCTCGGTCTTGGCAATACGCCGGTGCCATTGTCTTCATCACCGTCGTCATCTTTGATGGTCATCATAATCGATCGGCTCTGATAGCATGACGAATCAAAGAccataagaaaatatttatgtgTATTGTTTAGAATGACTTACAAGTCTTTTATAGACTACAGAAGACATCTTAGAGAATCTAATTACAATCACAAAGATATAAACTATCTTTGACCAAATCACATCTTGTTACGTGATCGCAGGAGCAATAACTTGGTGCGTAGATGACGGAGCTGATTCCgttaataattttgataaagaTCCACCAGGTTTAAGAATGCACACGAGCAAAGGCAGTTTTTAATCATTCATATATTGTACCCAAAAAACATGGGGATCGAGCAAGGATAAAAAAGTTATACATCGAAAACAAAAGAGGGGAAACAACAAACATGGGACTGAGAGCATAGAAAAAGAACAACAGATAAAGATAAAACGGAGGGGTCGCCAAGTTGCGGTTGATTTGTGGTCACTTGGCACGTGCGAAGTCGAGAGATTTTTTGCCATCGTGTGGTTGGCCGAAGAAGTTACTCATGTAGTCTTTGAACAACAACTCCTTGTATCGAGCCACTCCGTCGCGTTTCACAACTTCCGGCAACGGTCCGATCTTCTCTGAGGGATTAGGTGCCGTGAATATGGGCACAGAAACTCTTGATCCCATGTTTGTGGTTCTAACCCTATGCTCTGCACTTTTGTACTTACCATTGCTCAATATCTGTTGAACATAGAGACCACCAATGCCGTCTTGTAATAAAACTGTCAACATTCCCATGTCGGAGTGACGGCCTACGCCAATTATAAGCTCGGGGCTCGGACAGGTGGGGTAGTAGTTCATGTTGACCATCTTGGTTCCCATCAAACCGTTCATCCTCTTTCTTCTAGTCTTACTCCTAAATTCTCCATCACAATGTTCACTATATTTTTCACCATTTCCATTGATGACTGCAGGAACTTAAGTGGCACCTCTctgtcacatatatatatatatatatatatatatataaattttgtaagtttaaattatatatgattcaaTCAAATTCCAATGACTTGATTAATGTCTTTCTATCTATTATTTTACGTTTCACCTTATTTTTATCATGGGTTTCCTAACATTTAGATATactctatatatttatatatataacaaaagtttgtgtgtaaatataaaatatatttttagttcatatatatacctGCATGGTTGAGGCCATTGTTGAAGAGCCTCAAGGTCATTGGTGTACATCATGCTCACATAATCCTTCCACTCAATCGCCTTCTCCTTATCTGGCACGAAGCTCGTTCCGTACTTAACCAGCTTGCTTGGACTCACTTCTTTTAGGTATATCGCTTTTTCCTCAGGAGCTTGTGCGAAAAACTCATGAGCCGACGTTTTTAGCAATTCGAGCAGCTCCACAGAAACACCATGGTTCACAACCTGCCATTTGCATTTCATCCTCACATTATacatttatcatatatattaaacatgCATCGGTAAgagatgtatatataaatatactcaACCTTATATATTAAAGTGAGTTTATAAGTATTAATGTAATATCTAGGTCGAATCGACATGTTTACAGGCATTTATAGCTTCTTTCTACACCACCCGAAATGATATGTTTGTATTTACCTGGAAGAAGCCAAGTGTCTCAGCAGCTTCGACGATCTGTTTGGCCACCTCTTTGTGGTGTGGGCCATCTAGGTGGGAAAGGTCGATTGGCTGGGAAGCCTCACACGTAAGTGCGTTTTGGGTCGGGATTCGTTCAGCTTGAGGCTGGACGAAGGGTTGTGGAACACTGGAGAGGCCCGAGTCTATCATTCCTTTCACGCCGTTGCCTTGTTTGACCACGAAATTGAACAATGTAGTTTGGTCCTCGAAATTGATGATAGCCATTGTCTCTACACTTCTGCTTGAGAATTGAATgctttttatcttttatgttAGATAGAAAAATGAGTGTTGAGAAGTGACAACGTGAAGAGGGTATATATAATAACGAAAATACCAAGAGCTAGTGTGTCTAATCACAAGCGTGCATAATGCCAAGATTTCGATATAGTTATCTGTACGTACGTAATGTATCGAAAGAAGAGGTTTAATATATCTCAAGTATACCTACATATctagttttttaaatatttaccAACCCCCTCTACATATAAAAGGTTGATGCATGGTAATACAAATTGAAGTAAAAGTTAATTTagttctttcattttcttggtagtctatatttataaagttaactttgctcacttctccttcctccacatcagcatccacctaatcaattttttttgcataaaaaatactattttttaatattcattcaatgcatatttattaattataattaataatagtaaaaataaataaaaaataaataaattaaaattaattaaattttaaaatagtataaacaataatataatttttagtaaataataaaaataataactatctaataataaattaagtaaattaaatgaaaattttaaaatagtaaaactaatactataaatttgttttagtaataatgttattattaaaattataaccaaaaaatgattatattccaatatttagattttaatgcatggtggagtaaaaaaacaagttatgtaagtgtatttataaaaatctaaacatgaaaataaaattgatgtgaaacattagtttctaagaaacatataccataaagatttattattaaattttacttataagaaagaaaagattaattacttaacttaaaagttttgatctaaaacaaatacaTCGTAAGGgacacacttttttttggggaaaactatgaaaaagaattttgaaaaaataatttatttataaaaacaaaatcaatggtcaggaaatatagaaaaaaaatgatatgcaagccgttacaaaaaatggcatgtgatttgtgtagcatatctcataaagtatattatcaactggagctacaattttgtaacatgatataaaacatatataataaatataacatatatatatatatatattatcaaatgcttttaacccaaaacattgacaaaaacaacacatttaaagtacactatgttttttttttagaagacgaagCTGGGGTTGCATCATAAAATTAACttctgcaaataacatatgagattttagaaaaatatgtagcttggattagtgaatagatatttATTGTGGATTTAaatgtttcatcatttaagcattcttgacttagtctgaaattctattatggcagatgatgcatttggacaacctcattgtagcGACGTAGCAGTAAAACTGTTCataaaactttgtatattcgTATTTAATGTAAgatatcaatatgtttaaatggtcactataattaggtcaacgatcgacattgacgttaaaacttttaaaattttgctttaatgggatatgaatatggaatgaactcttttaaaaataaatttcaaaagatTGTTGGCAATATTATTGCGACACTAGaaaatttatgttatatatagattagtaaaataagtacggcatttatatagatttatcttttaatcttcaaattatattcatattcaatgattcttattgataaaaattttaattaaaatcccacgtaaaatcgcaaatagatataacaaagaaataatatcttaaaaaatatatatgttgtatatcactgagtaaaataagttatatacttatactcaaaagttagaatgattatatttgaacttaacaatttttattgataagaaaaatttaaaattaaaatcccgcGCCTGCGCcggtacaaattctagtattAAATAACTTCAACCCTTCAATGCTATATTTAgataaatctatactaataaaaagtaggagctataagctcctaaatgcgtccacctaggattttaaaccaccCATAGGATTAGACACTtcactaattaactttttaaaaatttccagaattttctatattaagaattattttaagcaacctatcaggatttgacatgtcattcattaatattttttaaatatccagatttttttagaaaatggaaaattttaaatttatggaaatacaagaactatgtacaatatcccacatcggctagaaattttttagacaatgattcagaaccagtataaataagattaatatgcttccaacaacgaatgagcaggaaaacttgatttatcaggcgtccaagtttaaaagtatattcggtttgatccagttttttatttaatcaaattaaaactttaaaaagtttcaaaaaaatatattataatatttaaaaattttaaaaattttaatattataaatattgaaacttttaaaagttcttagcttttaaaaagtttttaaattttaaaagtttaaaatattttaaatattgaaactttctaaaagtttaaatattataaatattgaaacttttaaaaggttcaaaatttatatttcgaaaccttttaaaagtttaaaatattataagtatttatgtaaaacataaattatcttatttatctacgtttgtgctttttatttcttatgagctgtaaaacatatttttgcgtatgattttatagatgagttgatattctttcattaattttttatttttataaaaaaagaaatgatttttttcttggagtttgatggattaacaagttgtgaagaagttgatgaggatgaagaag comes from Camelina sativa cultivar DH55 chromosome 19, Cs, whole genome shotgun sequence and encodes:
- the LOC104766675 gene encoding probable xyloglucan endotransglucosylase/hydrolase protein 10, with protein sequence MTLINRSKAFILLIGFFISSLLLCVSQASFVSSGDFNKDFFVTWSPSHVNTSNDGRSRTLKLDQESGASFASTQTFLFGQIDMKIKLIPGSSQGTVVAYYMTSDQLKRDEIDFEFLGNVNGQPYILQTNVYAEGIDNREERIHLWFDPTKDFHTYSILWNIHQIVFMVDQVPIRLYRNHADKGVAYPRLQPMNVQASLWNGESWATRGGHDKIDWSKGPFVASFGDYKIYACVWKGNPRLCNGESNENWWNKNDFSSLTRVQKRWFKWVRKYHLIYDYCQDYGRFNNQRPKECNLPKY